From the Helicobacter pylori genome, one window contains:
- the fabI gene encoding enoyl-ACP reductase FabI yields the protein MGFLKGKKGLIVGVANNKSIAYGIAQSCFNQGATLAFTYLNESLEKRVRPIAQELNSPYVYELDVSKEEHFKSLYNNIKQDLGSLDFIVHSVAFAPKEALEGSLLETSKSAFNTAMEISVYSLIELTNTLKPLLNNGASVLTLSYLGSTKYMAHYNVMGLAKAALESAVRYLAVDLGKHNIRVNALSAGPIRTLASSGIADFRMILKWNEINAPLRKNVSLEEVGNAGMYLLSSLSNGVSGEVHFVDAGYHVMGMGAVEEKDNKATLLWDLQNNKGY from the coding sequence ATGGGATTTTTAAAAGGTAAAAAAGGGCTTATTGTAGGGGTGGCAAACAATAAATCCATCGCTTATGGGATCGCTCAATCTTGCTTCAATCAAGGGGCTACTTTGGCTTTCACTTATTTGAATGAGAGCTTAGAAAAGCGCGTGAGGCCTATCGCGCAGGAATTGAATAGCCCCTATGTGTATGAATTGGATGTGAGCAAAGAAGAGCATTTCAAGTCGCTATACAATAATATTAAGCAGGATTTAGGCTCATTGGACTTTATCGTTCATAGCGTGGCCTTTGCCCCTAAAGAGGCTTTAGAGGGGAGCTTATTGGAAACTTCTAAAAGCGCGTTTAATACCGCTATGGAAATTTCTGTTTATTCTTTAATAGAGCTGACAAACACCCTAAAACCTTTATTGAATAACGGGGCGTCTGTTTTGACTTTAAGCTATTTGGGTAGCACCAAATACATGGCGCATTACAACGTGATGGGGTTGGCTAAAGCGGCCCTAGAGAGCGCGGTGCGTTATTTAGCGGTGGATTTAGGCAAACATAATATTAGAGTGAATGCCCTATCGGCCGGGCCTATCAGGACGCTCGCTTCTAGTGGGATCGCTGATTTTAGGATGATTTTAAAATGGAATGAAATCAACGCCCCTTTAAGAAAAAATGTGAGTTTAGAGGAAGTGGGCAATGCCGGGATGTATTTGCTCTCTAGCTTGTCTAATGGGGTGAGTGGGGAAGTGCATTTTGTGGATGCTGGCTATCATGTGATGGGCATGGGGGCTGTGGAAGAAAAAGATAATAAAGCTACGCTATTGTGGGATTTGCAGAACAATAAGGGGTATTGA
- the rpmF gene encoding 50S ribosomal protein L32 has translation MAVPDRRVSKTRAAKRRTHYSVKLAKPVKAKDGTWKLPHHINKFTKEY, from the coding sequence ATGGCAGTACCTGATAGAAGAGTGAGTAAAACAAGAGCGGCAAAAAGACGCACGCATTATAGCGTTAAGTTGGCTAAACCTGTGAAAGCCAAAGATGGCACTTGGAAGCTCCCCCATCATATTAACAAATTTACTAAAGAATACTAA
- a CDS encoding ketoacyl-ACP synthase III, with translation MEFYASLKSIAMHVPSERVKNAEFQQFLDTSDEWIEKRTGIKERRFANDEEKSSDLGVIAAKQAIERAHLTPQDIDLVVVATLSPDFLAMPSTACVLSTKLGIENKPAFDISAACTGFIYLLSVAKAYVESGMYENVLIVGAEKTSSVLDFKDRGTCILFGDGAGACVIGRTKRLKESVLDVQISANGNFSNYLYTPRTLKPTPFNSKEETLEPFLRMKGNEVFKLAVKTLLKDVETILEKNALKPEDVRLFIPHQANFRIIQAVREHLDFKDEQVVLTVHKYGNTSAASIPMAMCEAYEEGRLKKGDLMLLDAFGGGLTWGSALVYFGGS, from the coding sequence ATGGAATTTTACGCCTCTCTTAAATCCATTGCGATGCATGTTCCAAGCGAGCGTGTGAAAAATGCAGAGTTCCAACAATTTTTGGATACCAGCGATGAATGGATAGAAAAAAGGACCGGTATCAAAGAACGCCGTTTCGCTAACGATGAAGAAAAAAGCAGCGATTTAGGGGTAATAGCGGCTAAACAGGCCATAGAGAGAGCGCATTTAACCCCACAAGACATTGATTTGGTGGTTGTGGCGACTTTAAGCCCTGATTTTTTGGCCATGCCTTCAACCGCTTGCGTGTTGAGCACGAAATTAGGCATTGAAAACAAGCCAGCGTTTGATATTTCAGCCGCTTGCACGGGTTTTATTTACCTCTTATCGGTGGCTAAGGCTTATGTTGAGAGCGGGATGTATGAAAATGTGCTGATTGTGGGGGCAGAAAAAACGAGTAGCGTGTTGGATTTTAAGGATAGGGGGACTTGTATTTTATTTGGCGATGGGGCTGGGGCGTGCGTGATAGGCAGGACCAAGCGTTTAAAAGAAAGCGTTTTAGACGTGCAGATTTCAGCGAATGGGAATTTTTCTAATTATCTCTATACGCCAAGGACTCTAAAACCCACGCCCTTTAATTCTAAAGAAGAAACTTTAGAGCCTTTTTTGCGCATGAAAGGCAATGAAGTGTTCAAACTAGCGGTAAAAACGCTTTTAAAAGATGTGGAAACGATCTTAGAAAAAAACGCTCTCAAACCTGAAGATGTGCGTTTGTTTATCCCGCATCAAGCTAATTTTAGGATCATTCAAGCGGTGCGAGAGCATTTGGATTTTAAAGATGAGCAAGTGGTTTTAACCGTACATAAATACGGCAACACTTCAGCAGCCAGTATCCCTATGGCCATGTGTGAAGCTTATGAAGAAGGGCGTTTGAAAAAGGGCGATTTAATGCTTTTAGACGCTTTTGGTGGGGGATTGACTTGGGGTTCAGCGTTGGTGTATTTTGGAGGAAGTTAA
- the plsX gene encoding phosphate acyltransferase PlsX, which produces MKIVIDLMGADHGVLPIIEGVSRALENKSFSVVLVGDKDKATPFISKELASKVEMIHTQDYIKMEEAATEAIKRKESSIYLGMDILKNGADALISAGHSGATMGLATLRLGRIKGVERPAICTLMPSVGKRPSVLLDAGANTDCKPEYLIDFALMGYEYAKSVLHYDSPKVGLLSNGEEDIKGNTLVKETHKMLKAYDFFYGNVEGSDIFKGLVDVVVCDGFMGNVVLKTTEGVASAIGSIFKDEIKSSFKSKMGALMLKNAFGILKQKTDYAEYGGAPLLGVNKSVIISHGKSNARAIECAIYQAISAVESQVCLRITQAFESLKSQSFESQSDQQDA; this is translated from the coding sequence ATGAAAATTGTAATAGACTTAATGGGGGCTGACCATGGGGTTTTACCCATTATTGAGGGAGTCTCAAGGGCTTTAGAGAATAAGAGTTTTAGCGTGGTTTTAGTGGGGGATAAAGACAAAGCGACCCCTTTTATTTCTAAAGAGTTAGCCAGCAAAGTGGAAATGATCCACACGCAAGATTACATTAAAATGGAAGAAGCCGCCACGGAGGCGATTAAGCGTAAGGAATCTTCCATTTACTTGGGTATGGATATTTTAAAAAATGGGGCTGACGCTTTGATTTCAGCGGGGCATAGCGGAGCGACTATGGGTTTAGCGACCTTGCGTTTAGGGCGTATCAAGGGGGTTGAAAGGCCCGCTATTTGCACTTTAATGCCTAGCGTTGGCAAACGCCCTAGCGTGCTGTTAGACGCAGGAGCGAACACGGATTGCAAGCCTGAATATTTGATTGATTTTGCTCTCATGGGGTATGAATACGCTAAAAGCGTGTTGCATTATGACAGCCCTAAGGTGGGTCTTTTGAGTAATGGCGAAGAAGATATTAAAGGGAATACGCTCGTTAAAGAAACGCATAAGATGCTGAAAGCTTATGACTTCTTTTATGGCAATGTGGAGGGGAGCGATATTTTCAAAGGGCTTGTGGATGTAGTGGTTTGCGATGGCTTTATGGGGAATGTGGTCTTAAAGACAACAGAAGGGGTCGCTAGCGCGATAGGCTCTATTTTTAAAGATGAAATTAAAAGCTCTTTTAAATCTAAAATGGGGGCTTTGATGCTTAAGAACGCGTTTGGTATTTTAAAACAAAAAACCGACTACGCTGAGTATGGGGGAGCGCCGCTTTTGGGCGTGAATAAAAGCGTGATCATCAGCCATGGCAAGAGCAACGCTAGAGCGATTGAATGCGCGATTTATCAGGCTATTAGCGCTGTTGAAAGTCAGGTTTGTTTGAGGATTACTCAAGCGTTTGAGAGTTTGAAATCTCAATCTTTTGAGAGCCAAAGCGATCAACAAGACGCCTAA
- a CDS encoding fumarate reductase cytochrome b subunit — MQQEEIIEGYYGASKGLKKSGIYAKLDFLQSATGLILALFMIAHMFLVSSILISDEAMYKVAKFFEGSLFLKAGEPAIVSVVAAGVILILVAHAFLALRKFPINYRQYKVFKTHKHLMKHGDTSLWFIQALTGFAMFFLASIHLFVMLTEPESIGPHGSSYRFVTQNFWLLYIFLLFAVELHGSIGLYRLAIKWGWFKNVSIQGLRKVKWAMSVFFIVLGLCTYGAYIKKGLENKDNGIKTMQEAIEADGKFHKE, encoded by the coding sequence ATGCAACAAGAAGAGATTATAGAGGGTTATTATGGCGCCAGTAAAGGGCTTAAAAAGAGCGGTATTTACGCTAAGCTAGACTTTTTACAGAGCGCTACAGGCTTGATTTTAGCACTCTTTATGATAGCGCACATGTTTTTGGTCTCAAGCATCTTGATTAGCGATGAAGCCATGTATAAAGTGGCGAAATTTTTTGAAGGGAGCCTGTTTTTGAAAGCGGGCGAGCCGGCTATTGTGAGCGTGGTTGCAGCAGGGGTTATTCTTATTTTGGTTGCGCATGCTTTTTTAGCCTTGAGAAAATTCCCTATCAATTATAGGCAATACAAGGTTTTTAAAACCCATAAGCATTTGATGAAGCATGGCGATACGAGTTTGTGGTTTATCCAAGCCTTAACCGGGTTTGCGATGTTTTTCTTAGCGAGTATCCACCTATTTGTCATGCTCACAGAGCCTGAAAGTATTGGGCCTCATGGCTCAAGCTATCGTTTTGTAACGCAAAACTTTTGGCTTTTGTATATCTTCTTATTGTTTGCCGTAGAATTGCATGGCTCTATCGGGTTGTATCGCTTAGCGATCAAATGGGGGTGGTTTAAGAACGTGAGCATTCAAGGCTTGAGAAAAGTCAAATGGGCGATGAGCGTGTTTTTTATTGTTTTAGGGCTTTGCACCTATGGGGCTTACATTAAAAAAGGTTTAGAAAATAAAGACAATGGCATTAAAACCATGCAAGAAGCCATAGAAGCTGATGGGAAATTCCACAAAGAATAA
- a CDS encoding fumarate reductase flavoprotein subunit, giving the protein MKITYCDALIIGGGLAGLRASIACKQKGLNTIVLSLVPVRRSHSAAAQGGMQASLANAKKSEGDNEDLHFLDTVKGSDWGCDQQVARMFVTTAPKAIRELASWGVPWTRIKKGDRPAVVNGEHVTITERDDRHGYILSRDFGGTKKWRTCFTADATGHTMLYAVANEALHHKVDIQDRKDMLAFIHHDNKCYGAVVRDLITGEISAYVSKGTLLATGGYGRVYKHTTNAVICDGAGAASALETGVAKLGNMEAVQFHPTALVPSGILMTEGCRGDGGVLRDKFGRRFMPAYEPEKKELASRDVVSRRILEHIQKGYGAKSPYGDHVWLDIAILGRNHVEKNLRDVRDIAMTFAGIDPADSEEQTKDNMQGAPANEPEYGQAMAKQKGWIPIKPMQHYSMGGVRTNPKGETHLKGLFCAGEAACWDLHGFNRLGGNSVSEAVVAGMIIGDYFASHCLEAQIEINTQKVEAFIKESQDYMHFLLHNEGKEDVYEIRERMKEVMDEKVGVFREGKKLEEALKELQELYARSKNICVKNKVLHNNPELEDAYRTKKMLKLALCITQGALLRTESRGAHTRIDYPKRDDEKWLNRTLASWPSAEQDMPTIEYEELDVMKMEISPDFRGYGKKGNFIPHPKKEERDAEILKTILELEKLGKDRIEVQHALMPFELQEKYKARNMRLEDEEVRARGEHLYSFNVHDLLDQHNANLKGEHHE; this is encoded by the coding sequence ATGAAAATAACATATTGTGATGCGTTGATTATTGGAGGCGGATTGGCCGGGTTAAGGGCTAGTATCGCATGCAAACAAAAGGGTTTAAACACCATCGTTTTAAGCCTAGTGCCTGTCAGGCGTTCGCACTCTGCGGCCGCTCAAGGGGGCATGCAAGCGAGCCTTGCGAACGCTAAAAAAAGCGAGGGCGATAATGAAGATTTGCACTTTTTAGACACGGTTAAGGGGAGCGATTGGGGGTGCGATCAGCAAGTGGCTAGAATGTTTGTAACCACTGCCCCTAAAGCCATTAGGGAATTGGCCAGTTGGGGGGTGCCTTGGACTAGGATCAAAAAGGGCGATAGGCCTGCGGTCGTCAATGGTGAGCATGTAACTATCACTGAAAGAGACGATAGGCATGGTTATATCTTAAGCCGTGATTTTGGCGGCACTAAAAAATGGCGCACATGCTTTACGGCTGATGCCACAGGGCATACCATGCTTTATGCGGTCGCTAATGAAGCCTTACACCACAAAGTGGATATTCAAGACAGAAAGGACATGCTCGCTTTCATTCATCATGATAATAAATGCTATGGGGCGGTGGTAAGGGATTTGATCACGGGCGAAATTTCAGCGTATGTTTCTAAAGGCACGCTTTTAGCTACCGGAGGTTATGGGCGCGTGTATAAACACACCACTAACGCCGTGATTTGCGATGGAGCCGGGGCTGCAAGCGCGTTAGAAACCGGCGTGGCTAAATTAGGCAACATGGAAGCGGTGCAATTCCACCCTACCGCTTTAGTGCCAAGCGGGATTTTAATGACTGAAGGTTGTAGGGGCGATGGAGGGGTTTTAAGAGACAAGTTTGGCAGACGCTTCATGCCCGCTTATGAGCCGGAGAAAAAAGAGCTTGCGAGTAGGGATGTGGTCTCAAGGCGGATTTTAGAGCATATCCAAAAAGGCTATGGAGCCAAATCGCCTTATGGGGATCATGTGTGGCTGGATATTGCTATTTTAGGGCGTAACCATGTGGAAAAAAACTTGAGAGATGTGCGCGATATTGCCATGACTTTTGCGGGCATTGATCCGGCGGATAGCGAAGAGCAAACCAAAGACAACATGCAAGGAGCGCCCGCTAATGAGCCAGAATACGGCCAAGCGATGGCTAAGCAAAAAGGCTGGATCCCCATAAAGCCCATGCAACACTATTCTATGGGTGGGGTTAGGACAAACCCTAAAGGCGAAACCCATTTAAAAGGCTTGTTTTGCGCGGGTGAAGCGGCATGCTGGGATTTGCATGGGTTTAACCGCTTGGGGGGTAATTCCGTGAGTGAAGCGGTGGTCGCTGGCATGATCATAGGGGATTATTTCGCCTCGCATTGTTTAGAAGCGCAAATTGAAATCAACACGCAAAAGGTTGAAGCTTTCATTAAAGAAAGCCAGGATTACATGCATTTTTTATTGCATAATGAAGGCAAGGAAGACGTGTATGAAATCAGAGAACGCATGAAAGAAGTCATGGATGAAAAAGTGGGCGTTTTTAGAGAAGGCAAAAAATTAGAAGAAGCCCTTAAAGAATTGCAAGAGCTTTATGCGCGCTCCAAAAACATTTGCGTGAAAAACAAGGTTTTGCACAATAACCCTGAATTAGAAGACGCTTACCGCACCAAAAAAATGCTCAAACTCGCGCTTTGTATCACTCAAGGGGCGTTACTGCGCACCGAAAGCAGAGGGGCTCACACAAGGATTGATTACCCTAAAAGAGACGATGAAAAATGGCTTAATCGGACTTTAGCGAGCTGGCCTAGCGCTGAGCAAGACATGCCCACGATTGAATACGAAGAATTAGATGTGATGAAAATGGAAATCAGCCCTGATTTTAGGGGCTATGGCAAAAAGGGTAATTTCATCCCCCACCCCAAAAAAGAAGAGCGCGACGCTGAGATTTTGAAAACGATTTTAGAATTAGAAAAGCTTGGAAAAGACAGGATAGAAGTCCAACACGCGCTCATGCCTTTTGAACTGCAAGAAAAATACAAAGCCAGGAACATGCGTTTAGAAGATGAAGAAGTGAGGGCTAGGGGGGAACATTTGTATTCCTTCAATGTCCATGATTTATTAGACCAACACAACGCTAATCTAAAAGGAGAACACCATGAGTGA
- a CDS encoding triose-phosphate isomerase, translating into MTKIAMANFKSAMPVFKSHAYLKELEKTLKPQHFDRVFVFPDFLGLLPNAFLHFTLGVQNAYPKDLGAFTGEITSKHLEELKIHTLLIGHSERRALLKESPSFLKEKFDFFKDKNFKIVYCIGEDLTTREKGFKAVKEFLSEQLETIDLNYSNLIVAYEPIWAIGTKKSASLEDIYLTHGFLKQILNQKTPLLYGGSVNIQNAKEILGIDSVDGLLIGSASLELENFKTIISFL; encoded by the coding sequence ATGACAAAAATTGCCATGGCTAATTTCAAATCCGCTATGCCTGTTTTTAAAAGCCATGCGTATTTAAAAGAATTAGAAAAAACTTTAAAGCCGCAGCATTTTGATAGGGTGTTTGTGTTCCCTGATTTTTTGGGGTTATTGCCTAACGCGTTTTTGCATTTCACTTTAGGAGTGCAAAACGCTTACCCTAAAGATTTGGGGGCTTTTACCGGTGAAATCACTTCCAAGCATTTAGAAGAATTAAAAATCCACACGCTTTTAATAGGGCATAGCGAGAGGCGAGCGCTTTTAAAGGAAAGCCCTAGCTTTTTGAAAGAAAAGTTTGATTTTTTTAAAGATAAAAATTTTAAAATTGTCTATTGTATTGGCGAAGATTTAACGACCAGAGAAAAGGGCTTTAAGGCTGTAAAGGAATTTTTAAGCGAGCAATTAGAAACTATCGATCTCAATTATTCCAATTTGATTGTGGCTTATGAGCCTATTTGGGCGATTGGCACTAAAAAAAGTGCGTCTTTAGAAGATATTTACCTCACGCATGGTTTTTTAAAACAAATCTTAAATCAAAAAACGCCTTTATTGTATGGGGGGAGCGTGAATATACAAAACGCTAAAGAAATTTTAGGGATTGATAGCGTGGATGGTTTATTGATCGGGAGCGCGTCTTTGGAATTAGAAAATTTTAAAACAATCATTTCATTTTTATAA
- the ndk gene encoding nucleoside-diphosphate kinase yields the protein MKQRTLSIIKPDALKKRVVGKIIDRFESNGLEVVAMKRLHLSVKDAENFYAIHRERPFFKDLIEFMVSGPVVVMVLEGKDAVAKNRELMGATDPKLAQKGTIRADFAESIDANAVHGSDSLENAHNEIAFFFAAREF from the coding sequence TTGAAACAAAGAACGCTGTCTATTATTAAACCGGATGCGCTTAAGAAAAGAGTGGTAGGCAAAATCATTGATCGCTTTGAGAGTAACGGCTTGGAAGTGGTGGCCATGAAACGCTTGCATTTGAGCGTTAAAGACGCTGAAAACTTTTATGCGATCCACAGAGAGAGACCCTTTTTTAAAGATTTGATAGAGTTTATGGTGAGTGGTCCGGTGGTGGTTATGGTTTTAGAAGGTAAAGACGCGGTGGCTAAAAACAGAGAGCTTATGGGAGCGACTGATCCCAAACTCGCTCAAAAAGGCACTATCAGAGCGGATTTTGCTGAGAGCATTGACGCTAATGCGGTGCATGGGAGCGATAGCTTGGAAAACGCACACAATGAAATCGCTTTCTTTTTCGCCGCTAGAGAGTTTTAA
- a CDS encoding ATP-dependent nuclease: protein MFDKNNDLEIYDSEKSFNIPEKYLQERDQKEIKQSKYLSTEVKGECNNNVCQFEFFKKDTSHLLFKVSFTEILENLAEILEYNMQLKIDSLITKEFNRLLAIAEDSSQDSYQLKIRVRHNNKFYDYSKESTAYEIKLEIHDCRKSDNQNEPIILSQQSTGFQWAFNFMFGFLYNVGSHFSLNKNIIYVMDEPATHLSVPARKEFRKFLKEYAHKNHVTFVLATHDPFLVDTDHLDEIRIVEKETEGSAIKNHFNYPLNNAGKDSDALDKIKRSLGVGQHVFHNPQKHRIIFVEGITDYCYLSAFKLYFNERYKEYKDNPIPFTFLPISGLKNNPNAMKETIKKLCELDNNPIVLIDDDRKCVFNQQATSERFKRANEEMHDPITILQLSDCDRHFKQIEDCFSANDRKKYAKNKRMELSMAFKTRLLYGGEDAIEKQTKRNFLKLFKWIAWATNLIKN from the coding sequence ATGTTTGATAAGAATAATGATTTAGAAATTTATGATTCTGAAAAATCGTTCAATATCCCTGAAAAATACTTACAAGAAAGAGATCAAAAAGAGATCAAACAATCAAAATATCTTTCAACTGAAGTAAAAGGCGAATGCAATAACAATGTATGTCAATTTGAATTTTTTAAAAAAGACACAAGCCACCTTTTATTTAAAGTAAGTTTTACAGAAATCTTAGAAAATCTTGCAGAAATCTTGGAATACAACATGCAATTAAAAATAGATTCTTTAATTACAAAAGAATTTAACAGGCTTTTAGCGATCGCTGAAGATAGTTCTCAAGATAGTTACCAATTAAAAATTCGTGTCCGGCACAACAATAAATTTTATGATTATTCAAAGGAATCTACGGCATATGAAATAAAACTTGAAATTCATGATTGCAGAAAATCTGATAATCAAAATGAGCCAATCATCTTAAGCCAGCAAAGCACCGGCTTCCAATGGGCGTTTAATTTCATGTTTGGTTTTCTTTATAATGTGGGATCACATTTTAGCCTTAACAAGAATATTATCTATGTCATGGACGAGCCAGCCACTCATTTGAGCGTGCCAGCCAGAAAGGAATTCAGGAAGTTTTTAAAAGAATACGCTCATAAAAATCATGTTACCTTTGTTTTAGCCACCCATGACCCCTTTTTAGTGGATACGGATCATTTAGATGAAATAAGGATTGTAGAAAAAGAAACAGAAGGCTCTGCGATTAAGAATCACTTTAACTATCCCCTAAATAATGCGGGCAAAGACTCTGACGCCTTGGATAAAATCAAACGCTCTTTAGGGGTGGGTCAGCATGTTTTTCATAACCCCCAAAAACACCGAATCATCTTTGTAGAAGGCATCACGGATTATTGTTATTTGAGCGCTTTTAAATTGTATTTTAATGAGCGTTACAAAGAATACAAGGACAACCCCATTCCTTTCACTTTCTTACCCATTTCAGGGCTTAAAAACAATCCAAACGCTATGAAAGAAACCATTAAAAAACTTTGCGAGTTAGACAACAACCCCATTGTTTTGATAGATGATGACAGAAAATGCGTTTTTAACCAACAAGCAACGAGTGAACGATTTAAAAGGGCTAATGAAGAAATGCATGATCCCATCACCATCCTACAACTCTCAGACTGCGACAGGCATTTCAAACAAATTGAAGATTGTTTCAGCGCAAACGATAGAAAAAAATACGCTAAAAATAAGCGAATGGAATTGAGCATGGCTTTTAAAACAAGGCTTTTGTATGGCGGAGAAGATGCGATAGAAAAACAAACAAAAAGAAATTTTTTAAAATTATTCAAATGGATTGCATGGGCTACAAACTTGATCAAAAACTAA
- the metK gene encoding methionine adenosyltransferase, protein MKDSFLFTSESVTEGHPDKMADQISDAVLDYIIERDKKAKVACETLVSNGFCMITGELKTSVYAPMQEIAREVVKKIGYTDALYGFDYRSAAVLNGIGEQSPDINQGVDREDGEIGAGDQGLMFGYACKETETLMPLPIHLAHQLAFALAQKRKDNTLPFLRPDGKSQVSVRYENNKPVSVDTIVISTQHSPEVSQKHLKEAVIEEIVYKVLPKEYLHDNIKFFINPTGKFVIGGPQGDAGLTGRKIIVDTYGGFCPHGGGAFSGKDPSKVDRSAAYAARYVAKNLVASGVCDKATVQLAYAIGVIEPVSIYVNTHNTSKYSSAELEKCVKSVFKLTPKGIIESLDLLRPIYSLTSAYGHFGRELEEFTWEKTNKVEEIKAFFKR, encoded by the coding sequence ATGAAAGATAGTTTTCTTTTCACTTCCGAATCAGTAACCGAAGGGCATCCTGACAAAATGGCTGATCAAATCAGCGATGCGGTTTTAGATTACATTATTGAGCGGGATAAAAAAGCCAAAGTCGCATGCGAGACTTTAGTTTCTAATGGCTTTTGCATGATCACTGGCGAGTTAAAAACTTCTGTTTATGCCCCTATGCAAGAGATTGCAAGAGAAGTGGTTAAAAAAATTGGCTATACAGACGCCCTTTATGGCTTTGATTACAGGAGCGCGGCGGTTTTGAATGGCATTGGCGAGCAAAGCCCTGATATTAATCAAGGCGTGGATAGAGAAGATGGCGAGATTGGGGCAGGGGATCAAGGGCTTATGTTTGGTTATGCGTGCAAAGAGACTGAAACGCTCATGCCTTTACCCATTCATTTAGCGCACCAACTCGCTTTCGCTTTGGCTCAAAAAAGAAAAGACAACACCTTGCCTTTTTTAAGGCCTGATGGCAAGTCTCAGGTGAGCGTGCGTTATGAAAACAACAAGCCTGTAAGCGTTGATACGATTGTCATTTCCACCCAACACTCCCCAGAAGTTTCACAAAAGCATTTAAAAGAAGCCGTGATTGAAGAGATCGTGTATAAGGTTTTACCCAAAGAATATTTGCATGACAATATCAAGTTTTTTATAAACCCTACAGGAAAATTCGTCATCGGTGGGCCTCAAGGCGATGCGGGCTTGACGGGCAGAAAAATCATTGTGGATACTTATGGAGGGTTTTGCCCGCATGGAGGAGGAGCGTTTAGCGGGAAAGACCCTAGCAAGGTGGATAGGAGCGCGGCTTATGCGGCCCGCTATGTGGCTAAAAATTTGGTAGCAAGTGGGGTTTGCGATAAAGCGACCGTGCAGCTTGCTTACGCGATTGGGGTGATAGAGCCGGTTTCTATTTATGTGAACACGCATAACACGAGCAAGTATTCAAGCGCGGAGTTGGAAAAATGCGTGAAATCGGTTTTCAAACTCACGCCAAAAGGCATCATTGAAAGCCTGGATTTGTTAAGGCCCATTTATTCGCTCACTTCAGCTTATGGGCATTTTGGGCGCGAATTAGAGGAATTCACTTGGGAAAAGACTAACAAGGTTGAAGAGATTAAAGCGTTCTTTAAGCGTTAA
- the lpxD gene encoding UDP-3-O-(3-hydroxymyristoyl)glucosamine N-acyltransferase, with amino-acid sequence MKLSELLSAYSIETEFSNDFEVHALAELDKATPNDISYIDQARYLKLLKDSKAGAVFIRKKESSKVPKSMQALVVDNPHLAFAKVSHAFKIPFFKNPQSVNEPKHFEKVTIMPNVVIGEGVEIGENSLIYPGVVIADGVKIGKNCILYPRVILYQNTILEDNVIIHAGSVIGGDGFGYAHTALGEHVKIEHVGIVRIQKNVEIGANTAIDRAVFGETLIKEGVKIDNLVQIGHNCVLGEHSIVVSQVGLSGSTTTGRNVVFGGQVGIGGHLHVGEFTQIGGKSAVGKDLPPNTNFAGAIPAMEIHEWHHFLAHLRTNFRKQQKTSLLQKAKGFFKS; translated from the coding sequence ATGAAATTAAGCGAATTGTTGAGCGCCTATTCTATTGAAACGGAATTTTCAAACGATTTTGAAGTGCATGCATTAGCGGAATTGGATAAGGCCACGCCTAATGATATTAGCTATATTGACCAAGCGCGTTACCTTAAACTTTTAAAAGATTCAAAAGCCGGGGCGGTATTTATCCGCAAAAAAGAATCTTCTAAAGTGCCTAAAAGCATGCAAGCTTTAGTCGTGGATAACCCGCATTTAGCTTTCGCTAAAGTTTCGCATGCCTTTAAAATCCCTTTTTTTAAAAACCCACAAAGCGTGAATGAGCCTAAACATTTTGAAAAAGTAACGATCATGCCTAATGTTGTGATTGGAGAGGGCGTAGAAATTGGCGAAAATTCTTTGATTTATCCGGGCGTGGTGATCGCTGATGGGGTGAAAATCGGTAAAAATTGTATTTTGTATCCTCGTGTGATCTTGTATCAAAACACGATTTTAGAAGACAATGTCATCATCCATGCGGGCAGTGTGATCGGAGGCGATGGCTTTGGTTATGCGCACACCGCTTTAGGAGAGCATGTCAAAATTGAACATGTGGGGATTGTTAGGATTCAAAAAAATGTGGAAATTGGTGCTAACACGGCGATTGATAGGGCGGTGTTTGGCGAGACTTTGATTAAAGAGGGCGTTAAGATTGATAATCTGGTTCAAATCGGGCATAATTGCGTTTTAGGCGAACACAGCATCGTTGTCTCTCAAGTGGGCTTGAGCGGATCTACAACCACAGGCCGTAATGTGGTTTTTGGCGGGCAAGTGGGCATTGGGGGGCATTTGCATGTGGGTGAATTCACTCAAATTGGGGGTAAAAGCGCGGTGGGTAAAGACTTGCCCCCTAATACCAATTTTGCCGGAGCGATCCCTGCTATGGAAATCCATGAATGGCACCATTTTTTAGCCCATTTAAGAACGAATTTTAGGAAACAGCAAAAAACGAGTTTGTTGCAAAAAGCTAAAGGGTTTTTTAAGTCTTAA